In Campylobacter sp. 2014D-0216, the following proteins share a genomic window:
- a CDS encoding branched-chain amino acid ABC transporter permease, whose protein sequence is MVARKITHLSFFIIALAFLFISPYFFNDYKIGILSNIAIFVILAVSYNLINGVTGQFSLEPNGFVAIGAYVAALVLLTSESKIDQFSLEDPSSFILMIHSPSFIVALLAAGFCAMLLSLILAFAVFRVRGDYLAIVTLGFGIIIKLMAINFASVTNGSLGLNDIPKHTTLYWSGGIAIFSVIIILNIVSSKFGRAMKAVRDDEDAALAMGINTFNIKTLAFSTSAFLEGVGGGLLACALASVSPEQFDFLFTFQLLIIIVLGGLGSTTGAIIGAIIVIGGSEYLRFLDESMNIFGYETPPMPGLRMVVFSIILILVMLFARRGIMGDKELTDILFKFSKRKKK, encoded by the coding sequence ATGGTTGCAAGAAAAATCACACATTTAAGTTTTTTTATTATAGCGCTTGCTTTTCTTTTTATTTCTCCTTATTTTTTCAATGATTATAAAATAGGAATTTTAAGCAATATTGCTATTTTTGTTATTTTAGCTGTAAGCTATAATCTTATCAATGGCGTTACAGGACAGTTTTCATTAGAACCAAATGGTTTTGTAGCTATAGGAGCATATGTTGCTGCTTTGGTTTTACTCACAAGCGAAAGTAAAATTGATCAATTTTCCTTAGAAGATCCAAGTAGCTTTATCTTAATGATACATTCACCAAGCTTCATTGTAGCTTTACTTGCAGCCGGTTTTTGCGCAATGCTTTTATCATTGATTCTAGCCTTTGCGGTTTTTAGAGTTAGAGGGGATTATCTTGCTATTGTAACTCTAGGCTTTGGTATTATTATTAAGCTAATGGCAATTAATTTTGCATCTGTTACCAATGGATCTTTAGGTTTAAATGATATTCCTAAGCATACTACTTTGTATTGGAGTGGCGGTATTGCTATATTCTCTGTAATTATTATTTTAAATATCGTTAGTTCTAAATTTGGTAGAGCTATGAAAGCAGTCAGAGATGATGAAGATGCAGCTTTAGCAATGGGTATTAATACTTTTAATATCAAAACCTTAGCTTTTAGCACTTCAGCTTTTTTAGAAGGCGTTGGAGGAGGCTTGTTAGCTTGTGCTTTAGCTTCAGTTTCACCAGAGCAATTTGACTTTTTATTTACTTTCCAGCTTTTAATCATTATTGTATTGGGTGGTTTAGGTTCAACTACCGGAGCTATAATAGGTGCTATTATCGTAATAGGTGGAAGTGAATATTTAAGATTCTTAGATGAAAGTATGAATATCTTTGGCTATGAAACACCACCTATGCCAGGTCTTAGAATGGTTGTTTTTTCTATTATATTGATTTTAGTCATGCTTTTTGCAAGAAGAGGGATTATGGGGGATAAAGAATTGACAGATATTTTATTTAAGTTTTCTAAAAGGAAGAAAAAATGA
- a CDS encoding branched-chain amino acid ABC transporter permease, whose amino-acid sequence MDSSLILQQIINGFSLGSMYALIAIGYTMVYGVLRLINFAHGDIMMVGAYTALFCVTSMNVPFLGALSLAMLFAAALGIAIDRVAYKPLRKAPRISLLITAIGISFLVQNVFNVLFGSTPKYFPVPSYLETVIHFNNISVSINTILVPILTFFILLAVLFILYKSKYGIAIRALAFDIHTVNLMGIDANRIIAIVFALGSALAAVGGIFWAVSYPSVEPSMGTLIGLKAFGAAVLGGIGSVAGAVLGGLIIGFTEVVVVAIFPDLSGFKDAFAFIFLVLILLFKPTGILGINFEKSRF is encoded by the coding sequence ATGGATAGTTCTTTAATTTTACAGCAAATAATCAACGGTTTTAGCTTAGGTAGTATGTATGCGCTAATCGCTATAGGCTATACAATGGTCTATGGCGTTTTAAGACTCATCAATTTCGCACACGGTGATATCATGATGGTAGGTGCATACACAGCTTTATTTTGTGTAACAAGTATGAATGTACCATTTTTAGGTGCTTTATCCCTTGCTATGCTTTTTGCAGCAGCTTTAGGTATTGCTATTGACAGAGTGGCTTATAAACCTTTACGAAAAGCGCCTAGAATTTCATTACTTATCACAGCTATAGGTATAAGCTTTTTAGTACAAAATGTCTTCAATGTTTTATTTGGTTCTACACCAAAATACTTTCCTGTACCAAGTTATCTTGAAACAGTTATTCATTTTAACAATATCAGCGTTAGCATCAATACTATCTTGGTACCAATTTTGACATTTTTCATACTACTAGCAGTTTTATTTATACTTTATAAAAGCAAATACGGTATTGCAATTAGGGCTTTAGCCTTTGATATTCACACTGTAAATTTAATGGGTATTGATGCAAACCGTATTATAGCCATTGTATTTGCATTAGGTTCGGCTTTAGCTGCCGTTGGCGGAATTTTTTGGGCAGTGAGCTATCCTTCGGTTGAACCTAGTATGGGAACTCTTATTGGGCTTAAAGCTTTTGGTGCTGCCGTATTAGGAGGGATCGGTTCTGTAGCAGGAGCGGTTTTAGGGGGCTTGATTATAGGTTTTACAGAAGTAGTTGTGGTTGCTATTTTTCCTGATCTTTCTGGTTTTAAAGATGCCTTTGCTTTTATCTTTTTGGTGTTAATTTTATTATTTAAACCAACAGGAATTTTAGGTATTAATTTTGAAAAAAGTAGGTTTTAA
- the ccsB gene encoding c-type cytochrome biogenesis protein CcsB — MKRQLLAFGDIKISIFLFLIFALFCALATFIESAYNTPTAWAMIYGTSWFGFIQLILGINLLAALFKYKMFNKKKIPLLIFHISFLFILLGSAMTRYTGFEGNLHIRENEKNNIIETSKSYIYIAALKDDKVYSASKSEYIATLPFVNDFSFDLILPDEKAQIAYENLILDAKEIFIDDNHSAPLLSLMLSKNNESKELLFQAGDVENIDGVNIAFLNDTVPSPYIKIDKDLKISADFDLKYMSMSDGKENVLKAKQKAQAKDLRLYSFNDINLVVKFASLHGKKTLEGVNQAQDESFLTWFKNSWIELSRNALISLFGEPKYWNNALLNHVKDFAQSTQYMPTQLSDNAINALKLKLSYKGESKEVFLVEYNSPIRIDVAGQPFFLRWGPKGIEMPFEMYLKDFELERYPGSMSPMSYASYVEIDNADKKLEYKIFMNNVLDYQGYRFYQSSYDQDELGTILSVNKDPGKIPTYIGYFLLTLGMFLNILNPHSRFRTLARLINQDTLKKTSVVLAFAFMLFSTSNLHAIEPIKVDENHAKELASLVVQKPDGRMVPFNTLAMEVLEKIHKSTTFQGQSAEATIISMIFDGSAWYDKDIIFMPTSRLVNDEISKILGIEPRSYTSFKDFFTTDSYKLQKYVENANRKNPNRRSVFDKEIIKLDERVNIVNLIFSGDIFRFIPLQNSTNNQWIAPREAYIGLKGEEGAEVRLILENYFKAVSNSLAHNNWEEATKNLNIIKDYQAKYGHEVMPSAKKISTEIFFNKSQIFVNLAPLYLCAGFLLLIIVFIKMLMPKIRIDFIFKCVYVFNIVAFSIHTLGLALRWYIAGRAPWSNAYESMVYIAWALSLSGIFFSRKSPIALSLTSILAGVTLGVAHLSQMDPQITNLVPVLQSYWLTIHVSVITASYGFLGLCALLGIFVLILLCMLKVNGKHNENILRNITEATRINEMAMILGLCLLTVGNFLGAIWANESWGRYWSWDSKETWALISILVYAAILHIRMVPKWANQYTFAVCSMFAYWVIIMTYFGVNYFLTGMHSYAAGDSVKIPDYVYWGFLFMVLLSLISRSKKSYARKL; from the coding sequence ATGAAAAGACAACTTTTGGCTTTTGGAGATATTAAAATTTCTATTTTTTTATTTTTAATTTTTGCCCTATTTTGTGCTTTAGCTACTTTTATTGAAAGTGCTTATAATACACCAACAGCTTGGGCAATGATCTATGGTACTTCTTGGTTTGGTTTTATACAACTCATACTTGGAATTAACCTTTTAGCGGCTCTTTTTAAATACAAAATGTTCAACAAGAAAAAAATACCGCTGTTAATTTTTCATATCTCATTTTTATTTATCTTGTTAGGTTCTGCTATGACTAGATACACAGGATTTGAAGGAAATTTACACATTAGAGAAAATGAAAAAAACAACATCATAGAAACTTCAAAAAGCTATATCTACATAGCAGCTTTAAAAGATGATAAAGTATATAGCGCCTCAAAATCTGAATATATCGCAACCTTGCCTTTTGTAAACGATTTTTCATTTGATTTGATTTTACCAGATGAAAAAGCTCAAATTGCATATGAAAATTTAATTCTAGATGCAAAAGAAATTTTCATAGATGATAATCACTCTGCACCGCTGTTGTCTTTAATGCTTTCAAAAAATAACGAATCAAAAGAACTTCTTTTTCAAGCAGGTGATGTAGAAAATATTGATGGGGTTAATATTGCTTTTTTAAATGATACTGTACCAAGTCCTTATATCAAAATCGATAAAGATTTAAAAATCAGTGCTGATTTTGACTTAAAATACATGTCAATGAGCGATGGAAAAGAAAATGTTTTAAAGGCAAAGCAAAAAGCACAAGCTAAAGATTTAAGACTGTACTCTTTCAATGACATTAATCTTGTTGTTAAATTTGCTTCACTGCATGGTAAAAAAACTTTAGAAGGTGTTAACCAAGCTCAAGATGAAAGCTTTTTAACTTGGTTTAAAAATAGCTGGATAGAACTCAGTCGCAATGCTTTAATATCTTTATTTGGCGAGCCAAAATATTGGAATAATGCACTATTAAACCACGTTAAAGATTTTGCACAAAGCACTCAATACATGCCAACCCAACTTTCAGACAATGCTATCAATGCATTAAAATTAAAACTAAGTTACAAAGGTGAGTCTAAGGAAGTCTTTTTAGTAGAATACAACTCGCCTATTCGTATTGATGTAGCAGGTCAGCCTTTCTTTTTAAGATGGGGTCCTAAAGGAATAGAAATGCCATTTGAAATGTATCTAAAAGATTTTGAATTAGAACGCTATCCTGGTTCTATGTCTCCTATGTCTTATGCAAGTTATGTAGAAATTGACAATGCGGATAAAAAATTAGAATACAAAATATTCATGAATAATGTCTTAGACTATCAAGGCTATAGATTTTATCAAAGCTCTTATGATCAAGATGAGCTTGGTACCATACTTTCAGTTAACAAAGATCCAGGGAAAATTCCAACCTATATTGGGTATTTTTTACTTACACTAGGAATGTTTTTAAATATTTTAAATCCTCACTCAAGGTTTAGAACCCTAGCTAGATTAATCAACCAAGACACACTAAAAAAGACTAGTGTTGTTTTAGCTTTCGCTTTCATGCTATTTAGCACATCTAATTTACATGCGATTGAGCCTATTAAGGTTGATGAAAACCACGCCAAAGAACTTGCTTCTTTAGTAGTACAAAAGCCTGATGGTAGAATGGTGCCTTTTAATACTCTAGCTATGGAAGTATTAGAAAAAATTCACAAAAGCACAACTTTCCAAGGTCAAAGCGCAGAAGCAACCATTATATCAATGATTTTTGATGGAAGTGCATGGTATGATAAAGACATCATTTTCATGCCAACTAGTCGCTTAGTAAATGATGAAATTTCTAAAATTTTAGGCATTGAGCCTAGGTCTTATACTAGCTTTAAAGATTTTTTCACAACCGATTCTTATAAACTACAAAAATACGTAGAAAATGCCAACAGAAAAAATCCAAACCGCAGAAGTGTTTTTGATAAAGAAATCATCAAGCTTGATGAAAGAGTTAATATTGTAAATTTGATTTTTTCAGGTGATATTTTTAGATTTATTCCTTTACAAAATAGCACCAACAATCAGTGGATTGCGCCGCGCGAAGCTTATATTGGTTTAAAAGGCGAAGAAGGTGCGGAAGTAAGACTTATCTTAGAAAATTACTTCAAGGCAGTGAGCAACTCCCTTGCTCATAATAACTGGGAAGAAGCAACTAAAAATCTAAATATCATCAAAGATTATCAGGCAAAATACGGCCATGAAGTTATGCCAAGTGCTAAAAAAATTAGCACCGAAATCTTTTTCAATAAAAGTCAAATTTTTGTAAACCTAGCACCTCTTTACTTGTGTGCAGGATTTTTGCTTTTGATTATTGTTTTTATCAAAATGCTTATGCCAAAAATTCGTATTGATTTTATTTTTAAATGTGTTTATGTGTTTAACATCGTAGCATTTTCCATCCATACACTAGGCTTGGCTTTGCGTTGGTATATAGCAGGCCGCGCACCATGGAGCAATGCTTATGAGAGTATGGTTTACATCGCTTGGGCTTTATCTTTATCTGGTATTTTCTTCTCAAGAAAAAGCCCTATTGCGCTATCGCTAACTTCAATTTTAGCTGGGGTTACCTTAGGAGTAGCTCATCTTAGTCAAATGGATCCGCAAATTACTAATTTAGTTCCTGTATTACAGTCTTATTGGTTAACCATACATGTTTCAGTTATTACTGCTAGTTATGGATTCTTGGGATTATGTGCGTTGTTAGGTATCTTTGTACTTATTTTGTTGTGTATGTTAAAAGTTAATGGAAAACACAATGAAAACATCTTAAGAAACATCACAGAAGCAACAAGAATTAACGAAATGGCAATGATTTTAGGACTTTGCTTACTCACTGTGGGAAATTTCTTGGGTGCTATATGGGCAAATGAAAGTTGGGGAAGATACTGGAGCTGGGATTCTAAGGAAACTTGGGCATTAATTAGTATTTTAGTTTATGCAGCTATTTTACACATTAGAATGGTTCCAAAATGGGCAAATCAATACACTTTTGCTGTATGCTCTATGTTTGCTTATTGGGTAATCATTATGACTTATTTTGGTGTAAATTACTTTTTAACCGGTATGCACTCTTACGCAGCGGGTGATTCTGTAAAAATTCCTGATTATGTGTATTGGGGCTTTTTATTCATGGTATTGTTAAGCTTAATAAGTCGATCTAAAAAATCTTATGCAAGAAAATTATAA
- a CDS encoding ABC transporter ATP-binding protein: MILELKAIHKNFGGVTAITNTSFSIREKEIFGLIGPNGAGKTTLFNIITGNYKPSSGEVFFLGKKIDQLKPHKIVHLGIARTFQNIRLFSSMSVLDNVLIGFDQSIKYSIFEAFLHLGRYSKAEKNAKKAAYEILEQLNIAHLAEEKATSLSYGQQRKVEIARALATNPKLLLLDEPAAGMNSTESDDLAELIFNIRDHRGISVLLIEHDMKFVNKLCDRVMVLDYGKTIFDGKPHDAVQNPEVISAYLGDFNASS, encoded by the coding sequence ATGATTTTAGAACTTAAAGCAATTCATAAAAACTTTGGTGGCGTTACTGCGATCACCAACACTTCTTTTTCTATAAGAGAAAAAGAAATATTTGGACTCATTGGCCCAAATGGTGCAGGTAAAACCACTCTTTTTAATATCATCACAGGAAACTACAAACCAAGTAGCGGAGAAGTGTTTTTTTTAGGTAAAAAAATTGATCAATTAAAGCCCCATAAAATCGTACACTTAGGTATCGCAAGAACCTTTCAAAATATTAGGCTTTTTTCGAGCATGAGTGTTTTAGACAATGTCTTAATTGGTTTTGATCAAAGCATCAAATATAGCATTTTTGAAGCTTTCTTACACCTAGGAAGATATTCCAAAGCAGAAAAAAATGCTAAAAAAGCAGCTTATGAAATTTTAGAGCAACTCAATATCGCGCATTTAGCAGAAGAAAAAGCTACAAGTTTAAGTTATGGTCAACAAAGAAAAGTTGAGATCGCAAGAGCGTTGGCAACAAATCCCAAGCTTTTATTGCTTGATGAGCCTGCAGCAGGAATGAACTCAACCGAAAGCGATGATTTAGCTGAATTGATTTTTAACATTAGAGATCATAGAGGTATTAGTGTTTTATTAATCGAACATGATATGAAATTTGTTAACAAGCTTTGTGATAGGGTTATGGTACTTGATTATGGTAAAACCATTTTTGATGGAAAGCCTCATGATGCAGTACAAAACCCTGAGGTAATTAGTGCTTATTTGGGAGATTTTAATGCTAGTAGTTAA
- a CDS encoding ABC transporter ATP-binding protein produces MLVVKDLHVYYGLIEAIKGIDFTIKTGSIVSLIGSNGAGKTSTLNAMLNCVKKTGEVSFLGYDTQRHLPHTLVQKGIALVPEGRRVFINLTIEENLKIGAFNNAENYEHLKNQMYRLFPRLKDKRNALAGTLSGGEAQMLAISRALMSEPKLLMLDEPSLGLAPKIVGEVFDIIVKLKEEGITILLVEQNAFSALKISDYAYVLENGKIAMHAPAKDLIGNDEIRKKYLGA; encoded by the coding sequence ATGCTAGTAGTTAAAGATTTACACGTATATTATGGCTTGATAGAGGCAATTAAGGGTATTGATTTTACCATAAAAACAGGAAGTATAGTTAGTCTAATAGGTTCTAATGGCGCGGGTAAAACTTCTACGCTTAATGCCATGCTTAATTGTGTTAAAAAAACCGGAGAAGTAAGTTTTTTAGGCTATGACACCCAAAGACACTTACCGCACACTTTAGTTCAAAAAGGTATTGCTTTAGTGCCTGAAGGAAGAAGAGTTTTTATCAATCTTACCATAGAAGAAAATTTAAAAATCGGTGCCTTCAATAATGCGGAAAATTATGAACACCTTAAAAATCAAATGTATAGACTTTTCCCAAGGTTAAAAGACAAAAGAAATGCACTCGCTGGTACACTTAGTGGCGGAGAGGCGCAAATGCTAGCTATCTCAAGAGCACTTATGAGCGAACCTAAGCTCTTAATGCTAGATGAGCCTTCCTTGGGTTTAGCACCTAAAATTGTAGGTGAAGTTTTTGATATTATCGTTAAATTAAAAGAAGAAGGTATTACGATTTTACTAGTAGAGCAAAATGCATTCTCTGCCCTAAAAATAAGCGATTATGCTTATGTTTTAGAAAATGGCAAAATAGCTATGCATGCTCCTGCGAAAGATCTCATAGGAAATGATGAGATTAGAAAAAAATATCTAGGAGCATAA